In one window of bacterium DNA:
- a CDS encoding beta-propeller fold lactonase family protein, whose translation MQNVKCKMISDKGKMIISVVMAGAIWTAQILIPSKIDAYPYAYVANSGANTVSVIDTSTNEVIATIPVGSSPGGVAITPDGRYAYVTNTGSNTVSVIDTQTNSVIGSSIPVGSGPTGVAVTPDGKYAYVVNNSSQNVSVIDTQTNAVVGDPISIPVNSYPHRIAITPNGRYAYVTNDGLNNVSVIDTTTRQVIYTISVGSHPNGVVISPDGNYVYVANFNTSDVSVVDSITNVVRTSITVDYGLRGIAITPDGKYVYVSHSVGESNNVSVIDTMKNLVIGSPIPVGPTPNGVAITPDGKYTYVANSGSNNVSVIDTQTNLVIKTIPVGSNPNQIAITPTLPTLINIQIINGTDTGILNEADTPGDVILVYTSADEHGTITCNQVATTIEQVYGLSFLSQPADKSGTYNTTVYYTYWIRNRGNGTDTITLTPSNSWTATIIKDDNQDRIHQGTETTTISQLILSPNEFNYFFLAVQIPATATTGQQSTTTLTAKDQNGAGTDDNWGDPDTRTDEVVTICSPGMPAVITITKSRDKSLVKPGGTITYTLTYRNNSGSPATDIVIIDYIPANTTLDQPATGTDTIIEYYVGGSWTSTFSTTATMVKWTRTTPLPAVTEASVNFVVQVK comes from the coding sequence ATGCAAAATGTAAAATGTAAAATGATAAGTGATAAGGGCAAAATGATAATCAGTGTGGTGATGGCTGGTGCGATTTGGACCGCACAGATTCTAATTCCCTCAAAAATAGACGCATACCCGTATGCCTATGTGGCTAACTCAGGTGCAAATACTGTTTCAGTTATAGATACGAGTACAAATGAAGTAATAGCTACAATTCCAGTTGGTTCTTCTCCTGGGGGAGTAGCGATAACCCCGGATGGTAGATATGCCTATGTGACTAACACGGGGTCAAATACTGTTTCCGTGATAGATACGCAGACAAATTCAGTCATAGGTAGTTCTATTCCCGTTGGTTCTGGTCCTACTGGAGTAGCGGTAACACCGGATGGCAAATATGCCTATGTAGTTAACAATAGTTCACAAAATGTTTCCGTGATAGATACGCAGACAAATGCAGTGGTAGGAGATCCTATCTCTATTCCAGTTAATTCTTATCCTCATAGAATAGCCATTACACCAAATGGTAGATATGCCTATGTGACTAACGATGGTCTCAATAATGTTTCAGTGATAGATACGACTACAAGACAAGTGATATACACCATTTCAGTCGGTTCTCATCCTAATGGAGTAGTGATATCACCGGATGGAAACTATGTATATGTGGCTAACTTTAATACAAGTGATGTTTCAGTGGTAGACTCGATTACAAATGTTGTAAGAACTAGTATTACAGTCGATTATGGACTCCGTGGAATAGCGATAACACCGGATGGTAAATATGTCTATGTATCTCACTCTGTGGGAGAGTCGAATAATGTATCAGTAATAGATACGATGAAAAATTTAGTAATAGGAAGTCCTATTCCAGTTGGGCCTACTCCTAATGGGGTAGCGATAACACCAGATGGTAAATATACCTATGTGGCTAACAGTGGTTCAAATAATGTTTCAGTGATAGATACACAGACAAATTTAGTAATAAAAACTATTCCAGTTGGTTCTAATCCTAATCAAATAGCGATAACACCAACACTACCAACATTAATCAATATTCAGATTATCAATGGGACAGATACAGGGATATTAAACGAAGCGGATACTCCAGGTGATGTGATACTTGTCTATACCTCGGCGGATGAGCATGGAACGATTACCTGTAATCAGGTAGCTACTACTATAGAGCAGGTCTATGGTCTATCGTTTCTATCCCAACCAGCAGATAAATCCGGTACTTACAATACCACAGTGTATTACACCTATTGGATTCGCAATAGAGGTAATGGGACAGATACGATTACTCTAACCCCGAGTAATTCTTGGACAGCAACCATCATCAAGGACGATAATCAGGATAGGATACATCAGGGGACAGAGACAACAACGATTAGCCAGCTGATATTATCTCCGAATGAATTTAACTACTTTTTCTTAGCCGTTCAAATTCCTGCGACGGCGACAACGGGTCAGCAATCTACAACTACATTGACTGCCAAAGACCAAAATGGTGCAGGCACAGATGATAATTGGGGTGACCCGGATACTCGTACAGACGAAGTAGTAACCATCTGCAGTCCCGGTATGCCCGCGGTGATTACGATTACCAAGTCCCGGGATAAATCACTGGTTAAACCAGGTGGAACAATTACCTACACACTCACTTACCGTAACAATTCTGGTTCACCCGCGACAGACATAGTGATAATCGATTATATCCCGGCGAATACAACATTAGACCAGCCAGCCACAGGGACAGATACGATAATTGAGTATTATGTAGGTGGTAGCTGGACATCGACATTTAGCACAACAGCGACTATGGTGAAATGGACACGCACAACACCATTACCAGCGGTAACTGAGGCGAGTGTAAACTTTGTAGTGCAGGTGAAATAA
- a CDS encoding DUF3782 domain-containing protein, with the protein MPVSLIKEEESHILKLLPILLRRDDQFRKEVAIVLSEALVRKDEINRVLEEIRLSREETNKRFEEQREETNKRFEAMIAEMKQMREETNRRFEDSERRFEAFMKEMHEFRKETRQVIQDVSIKIDTVGARWGIFTEKTLRNTLKELLLKNLKITEIRELKIEDEKGYVFGYPQEVQIDLLIKDGEDYLVEISSSAGSGDVTTLSRKAKLYEAKTSKKPKPVFVCVNMRDEGKDACKKLGIQLITYDEIKEG; encoded by the coding sequence ATGCCTGTTTCATTAATAAAGGAAGAAGAATCGCATATCTTAAAGTTACTTCCTATACTTTTAAGGCGGGATGATCAATTTAGAAAAGAGGTTGCTATTGTTTTAAGCGAGGCATTGGTCAGGAAGGATGAAATAAACAGGGTACTTGAAGAAATAAGGCTTTCAAGGGAAGAAACAAATAAAAGATTTGAGGAGCAAAGGGAAGAAACAAATAAAAGATTTGAAGCAATGATTGCTGAGATGAAACAGATGAGGGAGGAAACCAACAGAAGATTTGAGGACTCAGAGAGAAGGTTTGAGGCGTTTATGAAGGAGATGCATGAGTTTAGAAAAGAGACCCGTCAAGTAATCCAGGATGTATCCATAAAAATAGACACAGTAGGAGCAAGATGGGGCATATTTACTGAGAAAACCTTAAGAAATACATTAAAAGAGCTTCTCCTTAAAAATCTTAAGATAACTGAGATCAGGGAACTAAAGATAGAGGATGAGAAAGGGTATGTATTTGGCTATCCTCAAGAGGTTCAGATTGACCTTTTGATAAAGGATGGAGAGGATTATCTGGTTGAGATAAGTTCTTCTGCTGGTTCTGGTGATGTAACCACACTTTCCCGTAAAGCAAAACTATATGAGGCTAAAACAAGCAAGAAGCCAAAACCAGTATTTGTCTGTGTAAATATGCGGGATGAAGGTAAAGATGCCTGTAAGAAATTGGGCATCCAGCTTATAACTTATGATGAAATAAAGGAAGGATAA
- a CDS encoding FlgD immunoglobulin-like domain containing protein gives MNYQLIVFLILMFFLPHLSFSEIIRNGGDEGNFGEVDLLGDVIIFYNDGVNRFVCSNMVETLILTPVVATSTPQVIVGEDKKTKIEVPEDAFVTTTYISIIDPINTPQLFEEQIKGLKIELADDGDHIYKKIDSTVRVFLAYEEEGTITQDFKKQLTITIPYPDVNQDGIVDGTTIGESSLKMYVLQDNKWVEVPGGVIDILANTLSAEVRHFSVYLIRGIPFGKDLSKVYVYPNPFKPAIHNRMTFADITDSATIRIFTVAGELVKTIEVTPVDSGRPTWDGKNEDGEKVASGIYIYVITTEEGYKISGKIGIIK, from the coding sequence ATGAATTACCAATTGATTGTCTTCCTGATACTTATGTTTTTTTTACCTCACCTATCCTTTTCAGAGATCATTCGTAATGGAGGAGATGAGGGTAATTTTGGTGAAGTTGATTTGCTTGGAGATGTAATTATCTTTTATAATGATGGGGTAAATCGCTTTGTGTGCTCTAATATGGTAGAGACACTAATTTTAACACCAGTTGTCGCTACCTCTACTCCTCAGGTAATCGTAGGGGAGGATAAAAAGACGAAGATAGAGGTTCCGGAAGATGCCTTTGTCACTACTACCTATATCTCTATCATAGATCCAATTAATACCCCTCAGTTATTTGAGGAACAAATTAAGGGATTAAAAATTGAACTGGCGGATGATGGCGACCATATTTATAAGAAAATAGATTCTACAGTGCGAGTCTTTTTAGCCTATGAGGAAGAGGGAACAATTACACAAGATTTTAAGAAACAACTTACTATTACTATTCCTTATCCTGATGTCAATCAGGATGGCATAGTAGATGGAACAACAATAGGGGAAAGTTCTTTAAAAATGTATGTCTTGCAGGATAATAAGTGGGTAGAGGTGCCAGGAGGAGTGATTGATATTTTAGCCAATACTCTTTCTGCAGAGGTGAGGCATTTTTCTGTCTATCTCATAAGAGGAATTCCTTTTGGTAAGGATTTATCCAAAGTCTATGTTTATCCTAATCCATTTAAACCGGCAATACATAATAGGATGACATTTGCCGATATAACAGATTCTGCTACCATTAGAATATTTACTGTTGCTGGAGAATTGGTAAAAACGATTGAAGTGACACCTGTAGATAGTGGTAGACCTACATGGGATGGGAAAAATGAAGATGGTGAAAAGGTAGCAAGTGGAATTTATATCTATGTGATTACAACTGAAGAGGGCTATAAAATATCAGGTAAGATTGGGATTATAAAGTAA